In Zingiber officinale cultivar Zhangliang chromosome 6A, Zo_v1.1, whole genome shotgun sequence, a single genomic region encodes these proteins:
- the LOC121994129 gene encoding aquaporin TIP1-1-like — protein MSIPRIAIGTPAEATRPEALKAALAEFFSTFIFVFASCGSFIAFEKLTGGSVATPEGLVATSLAHAFSLSAAVSAASNVSGGHVNPAVTFGALIGGHITLPRAALYWIGQLLGSAAACAVLDYSTGSLDSATFALAAGVIAKRARVLEAALTTFGLVYTVYATSDAKWGGTAPLAVGLLMGANILAGRAFDGAAMNPALAFGPALVRWAWKDHWVRWEGPLIGGGLAGFFYEYFFTPHTYQPISPADY, from the exons ATGTCGATCCCTCGAATAGCCATCGGAACACCAGCTGAGGCGACTCGCCCAGAAGCCCTCAAGGCCGCGCTCGCCGAGTTCTTCTCCACCTTCATCTTTGTCTTCGCCAGCTGCGGCTCCTTCATCGCCTTCG AGAAGCTGACGGGCGGCTCGGTCGCCACCCCGGAGGGCCTCGTCGCCACGTCCCTAGCGCACGCCTTTTCCCTCTCCGCAGCCGTCTCGGCGGCCTCCAACGTCTCCGGCGGCCACGTGAACCCGGCGGTGACATTCGGCGCGTTAATCGGAGGCCACATCACGCTCCCCCGCGCCGCCCTCTACTGGATCGGGCAGCTCCTCGGCTCCGCCGCGGCCTGCGCCGTCCTCGACTACTCCACCGGCAGCCTGGACTCGGCGACCTTCGCCCTCGCCGCCGGCGTGATCGCGAAGCGAGCGCGGGTGCTGGAGGCGGCGCTGACCACCTTTGGTCTAGTGTACACAGTTTACGCCACGTCGGACGCGAAATGGGGCGGCACTGCGCCTCTCGCGGTAGGGTTGTTGATGGGCGCGAACATTCTGGCCGGCAGGGCCTTCGACGGCGCGGCGATGAACCCGGCTCTGGCATTCGGGCCGGCGCTTGTGAGGTGGGCGTGGAAGGACCACTGGGTGCGCTGGGAGGGGCCGCTCATCGGCGGAGGCCTGGCCGGGTTCTTCTACGAGTACTTCTTCACGCCCCACACCTACCAGCCGATCTCCCCTGCCGATTACTGA